From Candidatus Synechococcus calcipolaris G9, a single genomic window includes:
- the queC gene encoding 7-cyano-7-deazaguanine synthase QueC, giving the protein MKKAVILLSGGLDSTTVLFRAIAAGYSCYALSFDYGQRHRRELMAAQEIAQLGSVVEHQVVRFDLGAWGGSALTDLAIALPEHRSLETMGQGIPVTYVPARNTIFLSFALGYAEAIAATEVHIGVNALDYSGYPDCRGDYIEAMQRVYELGTKQGREGRPIQIITPLIDRSKGDIIQLGNELGVPWEKTWSCYSQGVGENPVRACGVCDSCQLRLAAFAALGLKDPLPYALA; this is encoded by the coding sequence ATGAAAAAAGCGGTCATTCTTCTTTCCGGTGGACTAGACTCAACAACGGTATTATTTCGGGCCATTGCGGCGGGTTATTCGTGTTATGCTCTTTCCTTTGATTATGGCCAGCGTCATCGCCGTGAATTAATGGCAGCCCAGGAGATCGCCCAGTTAGGGTCGGTGGTTGAGCATCAGGTGGTTCGCTTTGACTTGGGGGCATGGGGTGGTTCAGCCCTAACGGATTTAGCCATTGCTCTACCGGAACACCGCAGTTTGGAAACCATGGGCCAAGGGATTCCCGTCACCTATGTACCTGCCCGCAATACGATTTTCTTAAGTTTTGCCCTAGGCTACGCGGAGGCGATCGCCGCGACGGAGGTTCATATTGGCGTGAATGCCCTGGACTATTCTGGCTATCCTGACTGCCGGGGCGACTACATTGAAGCAATGCAACGGGTCTATGAGCTGGGGACAAAACAGGGACGGGAAGGGCGACCCATTCAAATTATTACCCCCCTGATCGATCGCTCCAAGGGGGATATTATTCAACTGGGCAATGAGCTAGGGGTTCCCTGGGAAAAAACCTGGTCCTGCTATAGCCAGGGGGTAGGAGAAAATCCGGTGCGGGCCTGTGGGGTTTGTGATTCCTGTCAATTGCGTTTAGCTGCCTTTGCTGCGTTGGGACTCAAGGATCCCCTACCCTACGCCCTAGCTTAG